CAGGGGATGCAGCCCAAAGAACTGTTGCAGCACCGGTACGTACATCAATCCCACCTGAAGCGCTGTGGTCATCAGCACCGCTCCCCAGACAAAGGGGTTTGACAGCGGATTGAGCTGGACTGTTAAGCGGGTGTCGGAGCGGGCCGCCAGGGCGTGGCCCATCTGGGCCAGACAGAGAGTGGTAAACACCATCGTCTTCCAGGTGTCGGGGTCGCCAGCATATCCGGGGGCGGTGGTGTAGCGGTAGGCCCAGGCCATCAGGCCGATGGTGAGCACCGCCAGCACAAGACCCACCCGCACCATGTAGCTACCAAGCCCCCGAGCAAAAATGCTTTCGCGGGGGTTGTGGGGCGGGCGCTCCATGACATTGGGTTCGCCCGGCTCCATGGCCAGGGCCAGGGCGGGGACGCCATCGGTCACCAGGTTCATCCACAGAATTTGCAGGGGCGAGAGGGGCACCCCGCCCAGACCGAGCAGCGGGGCGGCGGCAATGGTGAGCACCTCGCCAATGTTGCTGCCCAGAATGTATTTGATGAACCGGCGAATGTTGTCGTAGACTACTCGGCCCTCTTCGGTGGCGGCAACAATGGTGGCGAAGTTGTCGTCGAGCAGCACCATGTCGCTGGCCTCTTTGCTGACGTCGGTGCCGGTGATGCCCATGGCAATGCCGATGTCGGCCTGCTTCAGGGCGGGGGCATCGTTGACGCCGTCACCGGTCATGGCGACAAATTCCCCCTGCTTTTGCAGGGCCTGCACAATGCGGAGTTTGTGCTCAGGGGCGACGCGGGCGTAGACGCTAATTTGGGGTACGGTGCGCTCCAGTTCCTCTGTTGAGAGGTGGGTGAGGTCACGCCCCGTGAGCACCGCGTCTCCCGGTTGGGCAATGCCCAGGGTTTCGGCGATCGCCCTCGCGGTCAGGGGGTGGTCACCCGTGATCATCACGGGGCGAATACCGGCCCGGCGGCAGTGGGCTACGGCGTCTCGGACTTCGGGGCGGGGCGCATCGAGCATGCCCACCAGACCCAGCCAGATCAGGTTTTGCTCCTCAGGTTCCAGATCGCCGCTGGGAGGGGCTGCATCTACGGGCTTCATGGCGAAGCCCAGCACCCGTAGGCCCAGCCCAGCCATGGCGTCGTTTTGGGCCAAAATCCCCTGGCGCTGGGCGTCGGTTAAAGGCAACTGGCCGTCGCCCTGGCTGGCGCTGCATCGCTCTAGCACCAGTTCCGCCGAACCCTTAGTGAACAAGACCAGGGCGGGTAGGGGCCAGGCGGTACCGGGGTGAGCCTGCACCAAAACGCTCATCCGCTTGCGCTCTGAGGTGAAGGGCACTTCGCCGATGCGATCGCACCCCTGCTCCAGCTTTGCTCGATCAAAGCCCCCCTTGCCCGCTAGCGCCAGCAGGGCTCCCTCGGTGGGGTCGCCCAGCAGCGTCCAGAGGCTGCCGGTCTGACTGAGGGTGGCGTCATTGCACAGAGCACAGGCCATCAGTAGTGCTTGCAGGCCAGCGTCAGCCTGGGAAGAAACTGCCGCGCCGTGTTCTAGCAGCGACCCTACCGGCGCATAGCCCTCGCCCGTGACTTCGTACTGGTGATTCCTGGTTTTGACCTGCTGCACCACCATTTTGTTCTGGGTCAGGGTGCCAGTTTTGTCAGAGCAGATGGTGGTGACCGAGCCCAGGGTTTCGACGGCGGGCAGCTTGCGAATTAGGGCGTGGCGGCGCACCATGCGCTGGGTACCCAGGGCTAGGGTGACGGTGATGACGGCGGGCAGACCCTCGGGCACCACGGCCACCGCCATACTTAGGGAAACCTCTAGCAAATCATCGAACAGGCTGAGATCGCCCGTGCGCGCCAGGCCAGCCACCACCACCAGGGCGACCAGCACCAGCGAGCCTGACACCAGTACATTGCCCAACTGCCCCATGCGCTGCTGCAGCGGCGTGGGCTCAGACTCTACCGCCTGAATCAGCGTTGCGATGCGGCCCAGCTCCGTCTGCATGCCCGTTTGGGTCACCAGCACGGTGCCCCGCCCCTGGAGCACCTCGGTACCCTGAAAGACCAGATTGAGGCGATCGCCCAGGGCGGCCTCCGCCTCCAAAACCACCTCGGGCTGTTTGGTCACCGCTTCAGCCTCGCCGGTCAGCGCCGCCTCCCGCACCTGCAAGTTGGCGGCATCGAGCAAGCGCCCGTCGGCGGGCACCTGCACCCCGGCCTCCAGGAGCACTACATCCCCGGGCACCAGCGCCCTGGCGTCTACCTCCTGCTCCTGCCCCTGGCGCAGCACCCGCACGCGGGGAGAGGTCAGGGTTTTGAGCGCCGCCAGGGCTTTTTCGGCCTTGCTCTCCTGCAAGTAGCCCAGCAGCCCGTTGAGCAGCACGATCGCAAAGATGGCGATCGCATCCTTGGGAAAGCCCCCCTGGCGCAGATCCAGCACCAGGGACACCAGGGCCACCGCGATCAGCATCAGCAGCATGATGTTTTTGAACTGATCCCACAGGATTGCCCAGGGGCTGCGAGTGACCCCCTCCTGCAGCTCGTTGGGGCCATAGATCGACTGCCGCTGTTCAACGTCACTGGCGCTCAAGCCTGCGGGGCTGGCCTCGAGCAGGGCGACGGCCTGGGCTGCGCCCAGCGTATGCCAGCGGGTAGAAACGGCCCCAGACTGCGCCGCTGGCACGGCATTGGAGGAGGCATCAGAACGGGAACTGGAAACCACGGCGGCCCTTGACCTCAGAGAAAGGATGTTACGATTCCATCGAGCTTAGAACGTTATAGCACTAAAAAATAGTGCCAGTAAAACACCATGCTAAATCCCTTTCTGCCAGACGTGCTTATGGGGCGCGAGGCCGAGCTACAGCAGGTCTGCGACCTGGTGACCCAGGATCGCGACTTTGTGGTGACGGGGGTGCCCGGTATTGGGCGGCGCACCCTGCTCCGCGCTGCGGCAAAACGCCTGGGGGCACGCTGGTTAGAAATCGACCTGCTGCGCTGCCGCAGCGCCGGGCAGTTTTTGCGCCTGCTGGCCGATGGCCTGATCAGCGCCTTTGCCGAGCCCCAGGAACTGGCCAAAATTCAGCAGTGGAGCCTCAGTCAGCCGCTGACGCTGGATCGATCCCTCTCTCCCCAGCCGCGACTGATCTGGCCGCCAGCCCCAGGCAAAGATTGGCCCCTGTTTGAGGGGTTGCTCTCCCTGCCCCAGGTACTGGCCGAAGCGCTCGACTGTCAGGTGGTGATTGGGTTTCACAACTTTCCCCACATTCGCTCGTGGGATCGTCAGGGTCGGTGGGAGAGCCATCTGCGCCAGGAAATTCAGCGCCAGAGCCGGGTCAGCTATGCCCTGGTGGCCACCGTGGCCGAACCCTGGATGACCGCCAGCCGCCTGCCGGTGATTGCCCTTGCGCCGCTCAGCGATACCGACTTGCAGCCCTGGATCATCAGCACCCTGGCGACAGCGGGCCTTAAATTTGACCCCGACAGCCAGGCGCTAGAGCTATTTTTAAGCTACGTACAGGGCCATATAAACGATGCGCTCACCCTGGCCCAGCGTCTGTGGCTAATCTGTAATGCGATCGCCCCCGACCCGCCAGGGCTAATCCAGGCCTATCAGGTGCACAACACCATGCTCACCCTGGTGCAAGACCTGGATGTCACCTTTGAGGCACTGCTGCTGCTGCTGCCCCCGACCCAGGCCCGCGTGCTCGAAAGCCTGGCCCTCGACCCCACTGACAGCCCCCAGTCCAGCGCCTACATCAAAAAGCACCAGCTCTCACGGGGGGGCGGGTTGCAGGGTGCCCTCACCAGTCTGGAAGAAAAGGGCCTGATCTATGGCCCCCAGTTTAGCTACCGCATCGCCCTGCCCCTGCTCGACTTTTGGCTCCGGCAGCGGCTCCGGTAGGGGCGTACAGCTACAGCCATCGCCAAAGCTCCTTAGACCGTGACCCATCGCCCTGAAGCAGCCGGACAGTACGCCAAGTGTTCAGCTCTAAAAAGTAGTGCTAGCCCAGGGTTCTGCGCTCAGGGCTCTCCCCGATGCCCCTCCCCTGCGATCTGCTCCCTCAGAATCCGGGGTAGCTGCTGCCCTGCCGCTGCCCTAAACTGCGCTCGCCAATTTTGGGCCAGGAACCGCAGGTTGAGCTTTTAGCTCAACCCGACAGGGGAAAACCCGAGTCAAAACTCACGGTACGGAGAGGGTGGGATTCGAACCCACGGTCCTTGCGGACACCCGATTTCAAGTCGGGCGCATTCGACCACTCTGCCACCTCTCCAAGGGGGGATGACTGCCGGACAAGCAGTCCTA
This genomic stretch from Nodosilinea sp. PGN35 harbors:
- a CDS encoding ATP-binding protein, encoding MLNPFLPDVLMGREAELQQVCDLVTQDRDFVVTGVPGIGRRTLLRAAAKRLGARWLEIDLLRCRSAGQFLRLLADGLISAFAEPQELAKIQQWSLSQPLTLDRSLSPQPRLIWPPAPGKDWPLFEGLLSLPQVLAEALDCQVVIGFHNFPHIRSWDRQGRWESHLRQEIQRQSRVSYALVATVAEPWMTASRLPVIALAPLSDTDLQPWIISTLATAGLKFDPDSQALELFLSYVQGHINDALTLAQRLWLICNAIAPDPPGLIQAYQVHNTMLTLVQDLDVTFEALLLLLPPTQARVLESLALDPTDSPQSSAYIKKHQLSRGGGLQGALTSLEEKGLIYGPQFSYRIALPLLDFWLRQRLR
- a CDS encoding cation-translocating P-type ATPase — encoded protein: MPAAQSGAVSTRWHTLGAAQAVALLEASPAGLSASDVEQRQSIYGPNELQEGVTRSPWAILWDQFKNIMLLMLIAVALVSLVLDLRQGGFPKDAIAIFAIVLLNGLLGYLQESKAEKALAALKTLTSPRVRVLRQGQEQEVDARALVPGDVVLLEAGVQVPADGRLLDAANLQVREAALTGEAEAVTKQPEVVLEAEAALGDRLNLVFQGTEVLQGRGTVLVTQTGMQTELGRIATLIQAVESEPTPLQQRMGQLGNVLVSGSLVLVALVVVAGLARTGDLSLFDDLLEVSLSMAVAVVPEGLPAVITVTLALGTQRMVRRHALIRKLPAVETLGSVTTICSDKTGTLTQNKMVVQQVKTRNHQYEVTGEGYAPVGSLLEHGAAVSSQADAGLQALLMACALCNDATLSQTGSLWTLLGDPTEGALLALAGKGGFDRAKLEQGCDRIGEVPFTSERKRMSVLVQAHPGTAWPLPALVLFTKGSAELVLERCSASQGDGQLPLTDAQRQGILAQNDAMAGLGLRVLGFAMKPVDAAPPSGDLEPEEQNLIWLGLVGMLDAPRPEVRDAVAHCRRAGIRPVMITGDHPLTARAIAETLGIAQPGDAVLTGRDLTHLSTEELERTVPQISVYARVAPEHKLRIVQALQKQGEFVAMTGDGVNDAPALKQADIGIAMGITGTDVSKEASDMVLLDDNFATIVAATEEGRVVYDNIRRFIKYILGSNIGEVLTIAAAPLLGLGGVPLSPLQILWMNLVTDGVPALALAMEPGEPNVMERPPHNPRESIFARGLGSYMVRVGLVLAVLTIGLMAWAYRYTTAPGYAGDPDTWKTMVFTTLCLAQMGHALAARSDTRLTVQLNPLSNPFVWGAVLMTTALQVGLMYVPVLQQFFGLHPLAGVELAVCFGFSALMFVWLEAEKLLIQLVLRRRMTQPTALTTAKGTR